A window of Chitinophagales bacterium contains these coding sequences:
- a CDS encoding class I SAM-dependent DNA methyltransferase, with protein MTFLYIAGNQHLTNLMPLSWNEIKTRATSFSKEWEKETNEEAEAKSFWDGFFNVFGISRRRVATFEQQVKKVNDKHGYIDLLWKGMILVEHKSRGKNLDKAFQQAKEYFPGLTDKELPKYILVSDFERFRLYDLDNGSQTEFKISDFVNHVGLFSEIAGYKKRTYKEQDPVNIDAAELMGELHDKLKAIGYTGHNLEVYLVRLVFCLFADDTNIFERGIFNEYLDLKTAPDGSDLAPHLAQLFEVLNTPKESRLKNLDENLEAFPYVNGKLFEEHLPTAAFDSEMRNILLECCSLDWGRISPAIFGSLFQSVMDEKARRNLGAHYTSEKNILKLIKPLFLDELWKEFEKVKKESRISVEKFHNKISKLRFLDPSCGCGNFLIVAYRELRLLEIEVIKELLKDSLKKQQAVTDIGIYLQIDVDRFYGIEYEEFPAQIAQVAMWLIDHQMNMLASETFGEYYVRLPLRKSATIKQGNALRIDWQSLIEPMPWEKEQPRYHYILGNPPFIGKKEQSGTQKNDMELIFSGINGAGILDYVSAWYIKAATYLTQHQIEEKNLPKTMVAFVSTNSISQGEQVAVLWNELFFKSKIKIHFAHSTFKWSNEAKSNAGVSVVIIGFSNFDSPEKRLFEYEDAKGEAHELKVKNINPYLVEGNDILIQNRKKPVCQINEIVYGSFALDDGNYTLSEDEKDDIVLSNPDAAKYIKPFIGGRELLYSEKRYCLWLLNASPNEIRNIEKIKKRIEAVKLWRANSNRATTKKLADTPMLFAEVRQPNSKYLAFPTLSSENRKYIPIAFLTPDIIASNQIYVLPNANKFHFGVLTSEMHMAWIKYTCGRLESRYRYSASIVYNNFPWPDNATEKQKETVEKAAQVVLDTRAQFSDSTLADLYDPNTMPPVLVKAHQALDKAVDLCYRPQPFPNETKRIEFLFELYDKYTAGLFVEKNSKIKKK; from the coding sequence ATGACATTTTTGTATATTGCAGGAAACCAACACCTTACAAACCTTATGCCACTTAGTTGGAATGAAATTAAAACTAGAGCCACTTCGTTTTCAAAGGAATGGGAAAAGGAAACAAATGAAGAGGCAGAAGCCAAATCATTTTGGGATGGCTTTTTTAACGTCTTTGGAATTTCCAGGAGACGGGTTGCCACCTTTGAACAACAGGTTAAAAAAGTCAACGACAAACATGGCTATATAGACCTACTCTGGAAGGGAATGATACTAGTTGAACACAAAAGCCGTGGAAAAAACCTGGATAAGGCATTTCAACAGGCCAAAGAGTATTTTCCTGGCCTTACAGACAAAGAACTTCCCAAATACATACTTGTCAGTGATTTTGAGAGATTCAGGCTTTATGACCTCGATAACGGCTCACAGACCGAATTTAAAATCTCAGATTTTGTAAACCATGTCGGCTTGTTCAGTGAGATTGCCGGGTATAAGAAAAGAACCTATAAGGAGCAAGACCCGGTTAACATTGATGCTGCAGAGTTAATGGGTGAGCTCCACGACAAGCTAAAGGCTATTGGTTACACAGGCCATAACCTTGAAGTATATCTGGTTAGGTTGGTGTTCTGTTTGTTTGCTGATGATACAAATATTTTTGAACGAGGCATTTTCAATGAATATTTGGATTTAAAGACTGCACCCGATGGAAGTGATTTAGCCCCCCACCTTGCCCAACTATTTGAAGTGTTGAATACTCCCAAAGAGAGCAGGCTTAAAAATCTTGATGAAAACTTAGAAGCTTTTCCTTACGTTAATGGAAAGCTATTTGAAGAGCATTTACCTACAGCAGCATTCGACAGTGAGATGAGAAACATTCTCCTGGAATGCTGTTCACTGGATTGGGGACGTATTTCGCCGGCTATATTCGGTTCACTGTTCCAGTCCGTAATGGATGAAAAGGCAAGAAGAAATTTAGGGGCACACTATACCAGTGAAAAGAATATCCTGAAATTGATAAAACCCCTTTTTCTGGATGAACTTTGGAAGGAATTTGAGAAGGTAAAGAAAGAAAGTAGGATAAGTGTAGAGAAGTTCCATAACAAAATAAGCAAACTTCGTTTTCTTGACCCAAGTTGTGGGTGTGGAAACTTCTTGATTGTTGCATACCGAGAACTTCGATTACTGGAAATAGAAGTAATAAAAGAATTATTGAAAGACAGTCTGAAAAAGCAACAGGCAGTCACAGATATCGGTATTTACTTACAGATTGATGTTGATAGGTTCTATGGTATAGAGTATGAGGAATTCCCGGCACAGATAGCGCAAGTAGCAATGTGGTTAATAGACCATCAAATGAACATGCTTGCAAGTGAAACCTTTGGGGAATATTATGTAAGACTGCCATTAAGAAAAAGTGCAACTATCAAACAGGGAAATGCTTTAAGAATAGATTGGCAAAGTCTTATTGAACCAATGCCTTGGGAGAAAGAACAGCCACGGTACCATTATATATTAGGCAATCCTCCCTTTATTGGGAAAAAAGAACAAAGTGGAACCCAAAAAAATGACATGGAGTTAATATTTTCTGGAATTAATGGAGCAGGAATCCTTGATTATGTTTCGGCATGGTACATTAAAGCAGCCACTTACCTAACTCAACACCAAATTGAAGAGAAGAATTTGCCAAAAACAATGGTTGCTTTTGTGAGCACAAACTCAATTTCACAAGGGGAACAAGTAGCAGTTTTATGGAATGAATTGTTTTTTAAGAGTAAGATAAAAATTCATTTTGCTCACAGTACTTTTAAATGGAGTAATGAAGCAAAATCAAATGCAGGTGTAAGTGTAGTAATTATTGGTTTTTCAAATTTTGATAGCCCTGAAAAAAGGCTCTTTGAATACGAAGATGCCAAAGGTGAGGCACATGAGTTAAAAGTTAAAAACATAAATCCTTACTTGGTTGAAGGCAATGATATACTTATCCAAAACAGAAAAAAGCCGGTTTGCCAAATTAATGAAATCGTTTATGGCAGTTTTGCTTTAGATGATGGAAACTATACACTTTCAGAGGATGAAAAAGATGATATAGTGCTTTCCAATCCTGATGCTGCTAAATATATCAAACCGTTCATTGGGGGAAGAGAACTTCTTTATTCTGAAAAAAGATATTGTCTGTGGCTATTAAATGCTTCACCAAATGAGATTAGAAATATTGAGAAGATTAAGAAAAGAATCGAAGCAGTTAAACTTTGGAGAGCTAATAGCAACAGAGCTACAACAAAAAAGCTTGCTGACACACCAATGCTATTTGCTGAAGTACGTCAGCCTAATTCTAAGTATCTTGCTTTCCCAACTTTATCTTCGGAAAACAGGAAATATATCCCTATAGCTTTTCTAACACCAGACATTATTGCTTCAAATCAAATATATGTCTTGCCCAATGCCAACAAATTTCATTTCGGAGTTTTAACATCGGAAATGCACATGGCTTGGATAAAATATACATGTGGTAGGTTAGAAAGTAGATATAGATACTCTGCAAGCATCGTGTATAATAATTTCCCGTGGCCTGACAATGCAACAGAAAAACAAAAAGAGACTGTTGAAAAGGCAGCACAAGTAGTATTAGATACAAGGGCACAATTCTCCGATAGCACCCTTGCAGATTTGTATGACCCTAACACAATGCCGCCTGTATTAGTTAAGGCTCACCAAGCACTGGACAAGGCAGTTGATTTATGTTACAGGCCTCAGCCTTTTCCCAATGAAACAAAAAGAATTGAATTCCTATTTGAGTTGTATGATAAATACACAGCCGGATTGTTTGTCGAAAAGAATAGTAAAATCAAAAAAAAATAG
- a CDS encoding ATP-dependent Clp protease adaptor ClpS → MARENTHTQKSTFEETELLLDTEGPCNLIVWNDEVNTFEWVIETLVEVCGHSYEQAEQCSYIIHHQGKYAVKKDSYDRLKPLCDGITERGIGATIEEVVA, encoded by the coding sequence ATGGCTCGGGAAAATACACATACTCAAAAATCAACCTTCGAAGAAACGGAACTCCTCTTGGATACTGAAGGTCCCTGCAACCTGATCGTCTGGAACGATGAGGTCAATACATTTGAATGGGTGATCGAAACGCTAGTAGAAGTTTGCGGACATAGCTATGAACAAGCTGAACAATGCTCCTACATCATTCACCACCAGGGAAAATATGCTGTAAAAAAAGACAGCTACGATCGACTCAAACCTCTCTGTGATGGAATTACAGAGCGGGGGATCGGAGCAACGATCGAAGAAGTAGTGGCATAG
- the mtaB gene encoding tRNA (N(6)-L-threonylcarbamoyladenosine(37)-C(2))-methylthiotransferase MtaB, with amino-acid sequence MSAPKTVAFHTLGCKLNFSETSTLSRTLESEGFLKKEFEDQADVYVINTCSVTDNADKECRQIVRRIQRRAPESLVVITGCYAQLKPKEIAEIPGVNLVLGAAEKFNIASHLRELTQGDSGKICSCDVGEVTGFHSSFSINDRTRTFLKVQDGCDYNCSFCTIPMARGKSRSDSVASVLENARSLARTGVKEIVLTGVNLGDFGRGPHGDEGYSENFYDLICALDELEGIDRYRISSIEPNLLTNAIIEKVASSRRFMPHFHIPLQSGSNKILGQMRRRYRRELYADRVTSIRELMPHCCIGVDVIVGFPGESDAEFEETRQFLADLDISYLHVFTYSERDGTHALGLGPVVPMSVRHERNKILRELSYRKMQDFTQRHTGQTRKVLFENRNKEGMMEGYTDNYIRIVTPYREEWENAVVDWVV; translated from the coding sequence ATGTCAGCCCCCAAAACAGTCGCTTTTCACACCCTTGGCTGCAAGCTCAATTTTTCGGAGACCTCTACCCTTTCCCGCACCCTGGAATCGGAAGGCTTTTTGAAAAAAGAGTTTGAAGACCAGGCGGATGTATATGTGATCAACACCTGTTCGGTGACGGACAATGCCGATAAAGAATGTCGCCAGATCGTTCGACGGATCCAACGACGGGCTCCGGAAAGCCTCGTCGTGATCACCGGCTGTTATGCCCAGTTAAAACCTAAAGAGATCGCGGAGATACCCGGGGTGAACCTGGTATTGGGGGCAGCAGAAAAATTCAATATTGCCAGTCATCTTCGCGAACTTACCCAGGGTGATTCGGGTAAGATCTGTAGCTGTGACGTAGGCGAGGTAACGGGATTTCATTCCAGTTTTTCCATCAATGACCGCACCCGTACTTTTCTGAAAGTACAGGATGGCTGTGATTATAATTGTTCTTTTTGTACCATTCCCATGGCCCGTGGTAAAAGCCGGAGTGATTCGGTGGCGAGTGTATTGGAAAATGCCAGGTCATTGGCCCGGACCGGAGTTAAAGAGATCGTGCTGACCGGGGTGAATCTGGGCGATTTTGGTCGTGGCCCCCATGGAGACGAAGGCTATTCCGAAAATTTCTACGACCTGATTTGTGCGCTGGATGAATTGGAGGGGATCGACCGGTACAGGATATCCTCTATTGAGCCTAACCTGTTGACCAATGCGATCATTGAGAAGGTTGCTTCCAGTCGTCGCTTCATGCCCCATTTTCATATTCCCTTACAAAGTGGGAGCAATAAAATATTGGGACAGATGCGGAGACGCTACAGGCGTGAATTATATGCCGATCGCGTAACGAGTATCCGGGAGCTGATGCCTCATTGTTGTATCGGGGTGGATGTGATCGTAGGGTTTCCCGGCGAATCGGATGCTGAATTCGAAGAGACCCGACAATTTCTGGCCGACCTGGATATTTCCTATCTCCATGTATTTACCTATTCCGAAAGGGATGGTACCCATGCACTCGGACTTGGCCCGGTTGTACCAATGTCCGTCAGGCATGAACGAAATAAAATTTTGCGTGAATTATCCTATCGTAAGATGCAGGATTTCACTCAACGTCATACTGGTCAAACCCGGAAAGTGTTATTTGAAAACCGGAACAAGGAAGGTATGATGGAGGGGTATACCGATAATTATATCCGGATCGTAACACCCTATCGTGAAGAATGGGAAAATGCGGTGGTGGATTGGGTGGTGTGA
- a CDS encoding GIY-YIG nuclease family protein, producing MYITYILYSQEKGKFYIGHTGGAIHGRLRKHNSNHKGYSGTNHDWVIMHTEEIQTKSDAYQREQKIKGWKNRKKIEHLIASQNPD from the coding sequence ATGTATATAACCTATATTCTCTATTCCCAGGAAAAGGGCAAATTCTATATTGGTCATACAGGGGGGGCCATTCATGGGCGTTTGAGAAAACATAACTCTAATCACAAAGGATATTCAGGAACCAACCATGATTGGGTGATAATGCACACAGAAGAAATTCAGACAAAAAGCGATGCCTACCAACGGGAGCAAAAGATAAAAGGTTGGAAAAACAGGAAGAAGATAGAACACCTTATTGCTTCCCAAAACCCCGATTAA